The Streptomyces sp. NBC_01463 DNA window CGGCCGGCCCGAGCCGACGCCGGGCTCCGCACACGACTGGCTGTTCGCGGCGCTGGAGGCGCAGACCGCCGAAGCGGCCTGAGCCTCGAAGAGGCCCAGGCCGAACGGACGAAACGACAGGGCGGCCGATCCCGCTCTCACACGGTTCCGGGAGGCGCCGGGCAGGTCACTTGGTCCGCCTGCGGAAGACGTACGCTCCGCACGCCATCCCGGCCAGGAACATCACGATCAGCCACACGTAGAGCGGCGCGGTCACGAGCGGGACGATGAGGCGGACCTCGACCTCGTCGGTGTTCTCGGCGATGAACACGATCGACAGGACCGCGATGACGAGGACCAGGATGCGGGCCGGTGTGAACGCGCCCGAACTGCCCCTGCCACCGCTCGACACATCCTTCGGGCTCATGAAGCGGCCCCTTCCCTCGACCGGGTGCACCACTGCCCCCGGAGCCCCAGGATGGCTCCATCCGGGGGCCGGGGGGCGGTGCTGTACCGCCATTCGGGTGACGGCCCGGGGGGGTGTGCCGCGTCAGTCGGCCGTACCGCCGACCACCGGCAGCTCCAGCACTCCGGTGTCCTCGGGTGCGCTCACGACCGTGACCGGCTTGATGCCGCGGTTGCCGAAGTAGGCGGTGTCGCTGGCGGCGATCACGAATTCGAGCCGGTGCCCCGTCTCGTACCGGTGGACGATGCCGGGCAGCTGCACGGTGAAGGGCCGGGTCACGTCGGGCACCCTGACCGGTGAGACGAGCCGGTTCACCAGCGTCCTGGAGCCGTCCGGCGCCACGTCGTACACCTTGGCGAACAGCACGAGCTTGTCGGCGGCGTCGCCGCTGTTCTGCACGCGCTCGGTCTTCGGCGAGACGACCTTCAGGGTGGCCTTCGGGGCGCCGACGACGTCGACGGCCGAGGTCAGGGGGTCGCTGCTCCAGCCGAGGTAGGTGCCCTTCGTGTCGTACGGCTTGGGGTCGGGCAGTCCGATGAGACCCGCGAGGGAGCTCTCCGAATGACTGGTGGGCACCAGCCAGTTGGTGTACTGGCGGCTGCCGCGGGCCACCTTGGCGCGGTTGTCGACGAGCTTGCCGTCGCCGGAGAGGTACATCTTCCTGGTCGGGCCGGGCACGGCGGCCGCGGTGCCGTAGCCGCTCTGCCAGTCGCGGTAGTAGGCGAACTCGGGGCCGGTGTCGGTCCTCGTCTCGTGGCGGAGGTAGCGGTCGAACCAGGCGAGGATGCGCCCGCCGACGTAGCTGCTCTCCAGATTGCCCTGGGCCAGGTCGAGTTCGCCCTCCGCCTGGCCGCCGCTGTGGCCCCAGGCCTGCCAGATCATCTTGGCGGTGGTGCCCTGCTCCTTGAGCGTCCGGTACGTGGCCGTCGCCTCGTTGAGGTTGAACAGGCTGTCGGCCTGCCCCTGGATCAGGAGGGTCGGCGCCTTGACGCGCTTCAGATAGGAGACGGGCGAGACGCTGCGCGCGTAGTCGAGCATCGCGGCCGACTTGTCGTCGGGGTAGCGGCCGGAGTTGAGCAGCCGGATGGTGTCGCAGGCCTGCGGGGCGAAGTGGAGGCAGGTGAGGCTGCCGAAGCGGGACGGGTCGAGGCTGGGGCTGAGGATCGTCTGCCCCTCCCCCATCAGGTAGAAGCCGTTGGTCCACTGCCACTTGAAGACGCCCGGGGTGTCCGACGAGACACCCGTGGCCGGGCCGGCGTTGTTGGGGGCCAGCGCGTAGGCGAGGTCGTTCCAGGTGATGAGCGGGACGAGGGCGTCGACGCGGGGGTCGACGGCCGCGGTGGCCATCTGGATGGCTCCGCCGTACGAGCCGCCGATCATGCCGACCGTGGGGTCACCGGGGGCGTCCTGGGTGACGAAGTCGGCCTTCGTGCCGTCGTCGGCTGCGCGGGTCCCGCCGAGGAAGTCGACGAGGGCGGCGGCCGCCCTGCCGTCGGTCTGCGGGTCGTCGAGGCTGATGAGACAGCCGGACTTGCCGAAACCCAGGCCGGAGTAGACGAGTCCGGCGTAGCCGCGCGAGGCGAACGCCTTGCCGATGCCGTCGGTCGAGCCGTCGGACTTGCTGCCGCCGAAGCCGTTGGTGGCGAGGACGGCGGGGACCGGATGCGCGGCGTCGGCCCCGGCCGGGCGGTAGAGGTCGGCGTCCACGGTGCAGGACCGCCCGCCCGCCGACACGGTGAACTTCAGTGCGGTGACGGTGTATTCGGACGCCGCGGCCGCTGTTCCCGCCTGGGCGGTGCCGGCGAGTGCGAGGGGCGCGGCGAGCGCGGCTCCGGCGACGAGGGCGAGCGGTTTGCGGGACAGTGACTTCGACCGGGAACGGAAGCGGGAACCGGAGACAGCACGCGACACGAGGACCTCCACACCGAGGACACCTTACCGACCGGTAAGTATTGGGCCGCGCTCATGCTGTGACACAGGTCATGGCGATGTCAACGCTCGGGACAGCGTTTCCTGAGAGTTGTTCAGCTTCTTCGCATCACGGCCCGGCCCCGGCCGCGCCGCCGGCCGCGCGCTCAGACCAGCGCGGGCCCCTCGACCGTGAGCGTGGCCGGTCCGCCGTCCGCCGGAGCGTCCAGCAAGGCGGGCACGCCGAGCGGAATCGTCAGCCCGGTGGGCCCGTGCCCGAAGCCGAGCTCCTCGACGACCGGAACGCCCAACGGCCCCAGCCGGTCGGCGAGTACGGCCCGCACCTCCGCGTACGGCTCGCACCCCGCCCAGGAGCCGCAGGCCACACCGGTCACGCCGGCCAGGGCCCCGGCCCGCAGCAACTGGGTGAAGATGCGGTCGAGCCGGTACGGGTCCTCGGTGGTGTCCTCGATGACCAGCAGCCCGCCGCGGGCCGGTGTCCGGGCGTGCGGGGTGCCCAGGTCGGCGGCGAGCAGACTCACGCAGCCGCCGTAGGTGACACCGCGCGCCCGGCCCGGCACCAGGGCCCGCGCGTCCTCGAGACCCAGCGTCAGCACCGTCTCCGGCTCGAACAGCGTGGCCCGCAGCGACTCCTGGGTCCGCGGGTCCTTCTGGAAGGTCTCCGTCGCCACCATGGGACCGTGCAGGGTGGCGAGCCCCGTCCGCAGGGCGAACGCCTCGTGGAGCACGGTGATGTCGCTGTAGCCGACGAACACCTTGGGACCGGCGGCGCGCATCGCCGCCCAGTCCACCAGGTCGACCATGCGGTGCGCCCCGTATCCGCCGCGCGCGCAGATCACCGCGTCGACGGAGGGATCGCACCAGGCGTCCTGGAGGTCGCGGGCCCGCACGGCGTCCGCGCCCGCGAGGTAGTCCA harbors:
- a CDS encoding LapA family protein — protein: MSPKDVSSGGRGSSGAFTPARILVLVIAVLSIVFIAENTDEVEVRLIVPLVTAPLYVWLIVMFLAGMACGAYVFRRRTK
- a CDS encoding CocE/NonD family hydrolase — encoded protein: MSRAVSGSRFRSRSKSLSRKPLALVAGAALAAPLALAGTAQAGTAAAASEYTVTALKFTVSAGGRSCTVDADLYRPAGADAAHPVPAVLATNGFGGSKSDGSTDGIGKAFASRGYAGLVYSGLGFGKSGCLISLDDPQTDGRAAAALVDFLGGTRAADDGTKADFVTQDAPGDPTVGMIGGSYGGAIQMATAAVDPRVDALVPLITWNDLAYALAPNNAGPATGVSSDTPGVFKWQWTNGFYLMGEGQTILSPSLDPSRFGSLTCLHFAPQACDTIRLLNSGRYPDDKSAAMLDYARSVSPVSYLKRVKAPTLLIQGQADSLFNLNEATATYRTLKEQGTTAKMIWQAWGHSGGQAEGELDLAQGNLESSYVGGRILAWFDRYLRHETRTDTGPEFAYYRDWQSGYGTAAAVPGPTRKMYLSGDGKLVDNRAKVARGSRQYTNWLVPTSHSESSLAGLIGLPDPKPYDTKGTYLGWSSDPLTSAVDVVGAPKATLKVVSPKTERVQNSGDAADKLVLFAKVYDVAPDGSRTLVNRLVSPVRVPDVTRPFTVQLPGIVHRYETGHRLEFVIAASDTAYFGNRGIKPVTVVSAPEDTGVLELPVVGGTAD
- a CDS encoding LD-carboxypeptidase → MTLAPLTRPARLRAGARVAVVSPSGPVPAERLEPGLGLLREWGLEPVVMPHVLDVHPELDYLAGADAVRARDLQDAWCDPSVDAVICARGGYGAHRMVDLVDWAAMRAAGPKVFVGYSDITVLHEAFALRTGLATLHGPMVATETFQKDPRTQESLRATLFEPETVLTLGLEDARALVPGRARGVTYGGCVSLLAADLGTPHARTPARGGLLVIEDTTEDPYRLDRIFTQLLRAGALAGVTGVACGSWAGCEPYAEVRAVLADRLGPLGVPVVEELGFGHGPTGLTIPLGVPALLDAPADGGPATLTVEGPALV